The genomic stretch GGTATCACATGGCGCGCCCATCAACGAAGCGTCTCACCGGCGCGCCTCGCAACGAGGCGCCTCACGAAGCGCCACCCGTGACGCGCCTCGCAACGATGCGCCTCATGGTGAGGAGCGCGCATCTTAGCGCGCGTCTCGAACCATGAGGATGGTGCGCTCATCCTTCGAGACGCGGCGAAGACGCCGCTCCTCTTGGCTAACGCAAAGAAACTGATCGAACCCCGCCTGATTCCGTCATTGCGAGCGGAGGGCGGCGCGCAGCGCCGTCCGACAGCGACGCAATCCAGGGGCGTCAGCAGACTGGATTGCTTCGTCGCTTCGCTCCTCGCAATGACGGCGTCGAAGGCCTGATTTCGCTGAACGATTATCCTGATTTCGCTGAACGATTATTATGTCAGGCTCTCATGATGAGGTCTGTGCATGACGCGGGCTGCGTCCTCGCAGCGCGGCCGTCGCATGACGCTGCCGTATCGCGCCGGCGCAGTGGCCGACAATCTCAAATGGAAGGTGCGGCAGGCACTGCGGGGCATCGGCAACAGACCCCCACGGCGCCCGCCGCGAAACCTCAATCCTCGGCCGGCTCTTCGCCCTCGGCGTCGCGCTCCGGCGAACCCGCCAGGATCTGCTCGGCGATCAGCCCGGAATTCTGCCGGATCGAGACCTCGATCTTGGCGGTCATCTCCGGATTGGCGCGCAGGAACGCCTTGGAATTCTCGCGCCCCTGGCCGAGCCGCTGGCTGTCATAGGAGAACCAGGCGCCGGATTTCTCGACAATGCCGGCCTTGACGCCGAGATCGAGGATCTCGCCCAGCTTGGAGACGCCCTCGCCATACATGATGTCGAATTCGACCTGCTTGAACGGCGGCGCCAGCTTGTTCTTGACCACCTTGACCCGGGTCTGGTTGCCGATCACCTCGTCGCGCTCCTTGATCGCGCCGATGCGGCGGATGTCGAGCCGCACCGAGGCGTAGAATTTCAGCGCGTTGCCGCCCGTTGTGGTTTCCGGCGAGCCATACATCACGCCGATCTTCATCCGGATCTGGTTGATGAAGATCACCATCGTATTGGACTTGTTGATCGAGGCGGTGAGCTTGCGCAGCGCCTGGCTCATCAGCCGGGCCTGCAGGCCGGGCAGCGCGTCGCCCATCTCGCCTTCGAGTTCGGCGCGCGGCACCAAAGCGGCGACCGAATCGATCACCAGCACGTCGACCGCGCCGGAGCGCACCAGCGTGTCGCAGATCTCCAGCGCCTGTTCGCCGGTGTCGGGCTGCGAGATCAGCAATTCATCGATATTGACCCCGAGCTTGCGGGCATAGACCGGGTCGAGCGCGTGTTCGGCGTCGATAAAGGCGCAGATTCCGCCCTTCTTCTGGCCTTCGGCGACGGTGTGCAGCGCCAGCGTGGTCTTGCCCGAGGATTCCGGCCCGTAGATTTCCACCACCCGGCCGCGCGGCAAGCCGCCGACGCCGAGCGCGATGTCGAGCCCGAGCGATCCCGACGAGATCGTCTCGATATCCATCGAGCGATCGTTCTTGCCGAGTTTCATCACCGAGCCCTTGCCGAACTGCCGCTCGATCTGAGAGAGCGCGGCAGCCAGGGCCTTGGTCTTGTCCATGGAGGATCCTTCGACGATACGCAGCGCAGTGGGGGCAGCCATAGTGAGCTCCTTATGAACGGGATTCGCCAGTGGGACAAACGGCGGCGGACAAAGCCAACAGAAAACAATGTACCCCATTTGTTCTAAGTTCGCAATATGTTCTTTTCGGGAGAAATGGTAGTGTCTCAGTTTGAAAACTGAACTTTTTGCTTAGGGGTTGCGCGGTTGGGTTGCATCACGCGTCTTTGCTGATATTTAGGTCGCATAAATAGGGCGGCTGGCTATGAATACTGTTGTCTATATTTTCCTAAGGTTATTTCTTTGGTGCTTTGGTGTAGCGATCCCCCTGTACCCAACTCTGAGAGAGGCTCCAAGCTATGCCAGATGGGATGACCCTCTCTGGTCGGTTGGAATGGTCAACGATGCTGGCTTATTCAGAGATCTCTTTTTCGTGATAGGTCCAGCATCAGCCATAGCGCTTAGCACCACGCTTGAATATCTATGGACCCACGTTATCCTTCCGAAAAAGCAGATCGTTCCGGCGTACTTTGGGGGGTTGACCGCTGTCTTGGTGCTTCTAAATTTCGTAGTTCTGCTGTCTGGGTTCATTGGGTTTTTGGCCCTGCCAGCTCCATCTGCTCACACTGTACTCGGGCCGCCAGCCCTGTCGCTATATTCTTGGGTGATCGGGCTTGGTCTGCTTGTTTCTTTCGGAACAGAGATGTTGATGGCGGTATCTAATGGAAGGTTCCAGAATAGCGGCCCCGACCACGACACAAACGGCTGAAATAATGCAGCTTGCGATTGAAACTTATGAACTCGTTAAGTCGTTGTCGCCACAAATGTGAAGACGAAAGGAGGGTGCAATGAGTGCTCCAATCTTAATTCTTGCTGTCGAAGGTGCGCTTATCGCGGTTGGTGCGATGCTCGTAGGCATTCACCTTGTGGCTCCGCTGAAGACCCGCGAATGGCTCAACCGGCTATATAAACGGCGACTGCACTATAGATGACAATTAAGGCCACCGAGTTGGTGGCCTTAATTTTTTCTGCGATTTACGACGGTCCCTCGCATCAATAAGCGCAACGATATCCTCCATATCCCAGAGCTTATTAGAAACGCCGGCAGCCATTGCCGGTGCGACTTTCAGCGCCTTATGGATTCGGCAGAAATTGTAGAACATGAAGTAGAGCGCCAGCGCATGGCAGTGGTTGTCGATCTTCTTTGAGAAGGCGTTGGTCAGCCGTGTGAACCGGCGCATTCCCATCCGCATATTGAGGTTCTGGCGTTCAACGTAGGACGTTGAAACGTGCTTCACGTCCGGGTCGCCGTCCACCTTGACCTTCTTGGTGCCGGTGCATTGTGCCGGGCTGTAGCGGCGCT from Rhodopseudomonas sp. BAL398 encodes the following:
- the recA gene encoding recombinase RecA produces the protein MAAPTALRIVEGSSMDKTKALAAALSQIERQFGKGSVMKLGKNDRSMDIETISSGSLGLDIALGVGGLPRGRVVEIYGPESSGKTTLALHTVAEGQKKGGICAFIDAEHALDPVYARKLGVNIDELLISQPDTGEQALEICDTLVRSGAVDVLVIDSVAALVPRAELEGEMGDALPGLQARLMSQALRKLTASINKSNTMVIFINQIRMKIGVMYGSPETTTGGNALKFYASVRLDIRRIGAIKERDEVIGNQTRVKVVKNKLAPPFKQVEFDIMYGEGVSKLGEILDLGVKAGIVEKSGAWFSYDSQRLGQGRENSKAFLRANPEMTAKIEVSIRQNSGLIAEQILAGSPERDAEGEEPAED